Proteins co-encoded in one bacterium genomic window:
- a CDS encoding YncE family protein: MGHPVTRALSGLLALAVWAVAGCGGGSRGIAGVQERFAGPTRVAVQPNVLDPYGHYLFIANNQGGTITVVNAKKYTVLSAHTNEVDDTDVVRVGRAPYDIALTPAGDRLFVTDTWRDNVRVVSGWAGRRPDVFDVKVVFDDEGRRGLRYDIRVDELPLVVRAGEIELPARLPEEGEPLRAFVTDPDGARLFVLDADAGEVIGEAALSGTPAGLALSDAGDRVFVTTREGDLLFVNPDTPAQIVNATIELGGAPGAMAIGREQSELYVLNNDPPRVHVVRLGARPEVVEEVELPSAPNSLARTGDGRDVWISANDGFVYVLDTDTRRICNSWGGRVFFDDEWPPSNPALERIEVRDCLVATERWVLTYHLPEDEWTVRGTQSGLQIARAQSDQFYVTDGGELGFSIRENEYHASDGDTFYFESNVGVAPIRVGLVPDGIAMTPFYKNADFDIVFIANTGTHNLSILYTEEIQRIGVIP, encoded by the coding sequence ATGGGTCATCCCGTAACACGCGCGCTTTCGGGCCTTCTGGCGCTGGCCGTTTGGGCCGTCGCGGGCTGCGGCGGCGGAAGCCGCGGAATTGCGGGCGTTCAGGAACGTTTCGCCGGGCCGACGCGCGTGGCCGTGCAGCCGAACGTGCTCGATCCGTACGGCCATTATCTGTTCATCGCGAACAACCAGGGCGGCACGATCACCGTCGTCAACGCGAAAAAATATACCGTGCTTTCCGCGCACACCAACGAGGTGGACGACACGGACGTGGTGCGCGTCGGCCGCGCTCCGTACGATATCGCGCTCACGCCCGCGGGCGATCGCCTGTTCGTGACCGACACGTGGCGCGACAACGTGCGCGTTGTCTCCGGCTGGGCCGGGCGACGGCCGGACGTGTTCGACGTGAAGGTCGTGTTCGACGACGAGGGCCGGCGCGGCCTGCGTTACGACATTCGCGTGGACGAGCTTCCGCTCGTCGTGCGGGCGGGCGAAATCGAACTGCCGGCGCGGCTTCCGGAAGAAGGCGAACCGCTGCGCGCGTTCGTCACCGACCCGGACGGGGCGCGGCTTTTCGTGCTGGACGCGGACGCCGGCGAGGTGATCGGCGAGGCCGCGCTTTCCGGCACGCCCGCTGGCCTCGCACTTTCGGACGCGGGCGACCGCGTGTTCGTCACGACGCGCGAGGGCGACCTGCTTTTTGTCAATCCCGACACCCCCGCCCAGATTGTGAACGCGACGATCGAGCTTGGCGGCGCGCCGGGCGCGATGGCGATCGGCCGCGAACAAAGCGAACTGTACGTGCTGAACAACGACCCGCCGCGCGTGCACGTCGTACGCCTCGGCGCGCGGCCAGAGGTTGTCGAAGAGGTCGAACTGCCAAGCGCGCCGAACAGCCTGGCGCGAACCGGCGACGGCCGGGACGTCTGGATCAGCGCGAACGACGGCTTCGTCTACGTGCTCGACACGGACACGCGGCGCATCTGCAACTCCTGGGGCGGGCGCGTATTTTTCGACGACGAATGGCCGCCGTCGAATCCCGCGCTCGAACGCATTGAGGTGCGCGACTGCCTGGTGGCCACCGAGCGGTGGGTGCTGACCTACCACCTGCCCGAGGACGAGTGGACCGTGCGCGGCACGCAGTCCGGCTTGCAGATCGCACGCGCGCAAAGCGACCAGTTCTACGTCACCGATGGCGGCGAGCTTGGTTTTTCCATCCGGGAGAACGAATACCACGCCTCCGACGGCGACACGTTCTACTTCGAATCGAACGTGGGCGTCGCGCCGATTCGCGTGGGCCTCGTGCCCGACGGCATCGCGATGACGCCGTTCTACAAGAACGCGGATTTCGACATCGTGTTCATCGCCAACACCGGCACGCACAATCTCAGCATTCTGTACACGGAAGAGATCCAGCGGATTGGGGTGATTCCGTAG
- a CDS encoding beta-propeller fold lactonase family protein, with translation MGGIFLRSRGQIPPGRGPCATEAAVVSRIAAILVLVAFISGCGEPVDEFSGEGGVFDSPVGIVVNGRYAYVTNANFDLSDDSAGAITVIDLDRALVNRHDPVIERVRTPAYIGKMVMSPDRSLAYLANRGGDSVLIVDLSDPASPRIVDLEPGRDGDQGIRVGVEPFGLTMTPDGEKLFVANVRSGDLSIVDVAERRLIKNELLNFGINEVAVDPLGRYAYVTNRGLASVVLIDVATNRFVTAFALGSRRTGVGIDTRGIDFTPDGRFAFVAARSPESVLVIDTDKIPGRADAAIVDILPADEAPTAVRVTPDGAEVWVTNFVSNNVIIYDVDSRGVLEVIPTGLGPYDIAFTEPDDRDPEQYYALIANFDSHNVSLMDARTKEYIWVIP, from the coding sequence ATGGGCGGTATTTTTCTTCGCTCTCGAGGACAGATCCCGCCCGGCCGCGGCCCTTGCGCGACCGAGGCGGCAGTCGTTTCGCGCATCGCCGCGATCCTTGTCCTTGTTGCGTTTATTTCGGGCTGCGGCGAACCGGTGGACGAGTTTTCCGGCGAAGGCGGCGTCTTCGACTCGCCCGTGGGCATCGTCGTCAACGGCCGGTATGCGTACGTCACCAATGCGAATTTCGACCTTTCCGACGATTCGGCCGGCGCGATCACCGTCATCGATCTCGACCGCGCGCTCGTCAATCGCCACGACCCCGTCATCGAGCGTGTGCGGACGCCGGCCTACATCGGCAAGATGGTGATGTCGCCGGACCGGAGCCTTGCGTACCTGGCCAACCGTGGCGGCGACAGCGTGCTCATCGTCGATCTTTCGGATCCCGCGTCTCCGCGCATCGTCGATCTCGAACCCGGGCGCGACGGCGACCAGGGCATCCGCGTCGGCGTGGAGCCGTTCGGCCTGACGATGACGCCGGACGGCGAAAAACTCTTCGTCGCCAACGTCCGCAGCGGCGATCTTTCGATCGTCGATGTCGCCGAGCGCCGGCTCATCAAAAACGAGCTGTTGAATTTCGGCATCAACGAGGTGGCGGTCGATCCGCTCGGCCGCTACGCGTACGTCACGAACCGCGGGCTCGCGTCGGTGGTGCTCATCGACGTGGCCACCAACCGATTCGTCACCGCGTTCGCGCTCGGCAGCCGGCGCACCGGCGTCGGCATCGATACGCGCGGCATCGACTTCACGCCCGACGGGCGCTTTGCGTTCGTCGCCGCGCGCTCGCCGGAATCGGTGCTGGTTATCGATACCGACAAGATTCCCGGGCGGGCGGACGCGGCGATCGTCGACATCCTGCCCGCGGACGAGGCGCCGACGGCCGTGCGCGTGACGCCGGACGGCGCCGAGGTGTGGGTGACGAATTTCGTGTCGAACAACGTCATCATTTACGACGTCGACTCGCGCGGCGTGCTCGAGGTGATCCCCACGGGGCTTGGGCCGTACGACATCGCGTTCACGGAGCCGGACGACCGCGACCCCGAACAATATTACGCGCTGATTGCGAATTTCGACTCGCACAACGTCAGCCTGATGGACGCGCGCACGAAGGAATATATATGGGTCATCCCGTAA